In one Drosophila pseudoobscura strain MV-25-SWS-2005 chromosome X, UCI_Dpse_MV25, whole genome shotgun sequence genomic region, the following are encoded:
- the Cyp312a1 gene encoding probable cytochrome P450 312a1: MVVWLGLCLLLIVLSLYLLYAFERQTRIDRLTHNWPAPPSLPILGHLHILAKLVGPHPFRRATELVNTHLKDHRGKLWLGTKLYLVDCNPKDIQALCSAQQMLQKTTDYKVFENWLCEGLFTADYDKWFQRRKTLTPAFNYTMIKQFVQVFERQSRILLPRVAEYAESGKSVDFLDLISCYTLDVICETALGVSVDAQSGKRSSYLEAVREVLHVIDYRLKNLFYRHSFIYRRTALFRREQELLKTLHGFTEGIVQERQHQFNLDEVNRNTMSTKDAEMDKRPALSFLDTLLQAKTPEGASLSVKEIREEVDTIIFGGFDLTATVLKFVMYNMTLHTDHQQQCREEIWQICGKDTKEPITIEQVQQLEFLEWCVKETLRMYPPAPLLTRRATANCQINDFFIPKGNDVVISPMYMGRCKDFFPEPLVFKPERWARGAEPKIEATTFIPFMTGARSCLGQRYAMVMIKSVMAHLLRSYRFEPIGERQVKMKLNFVVTLHTVEPYYCRVRAIE; encoded by the exons ATGGTCGTCTGGCTGGGACTCTGTCTACTGCTCATCGTTCTGTCCCTCTATCTGCTGTACGCGTTCGAGCGCCAGACGAGGATCGATCGACTCACCCACAACTGGCCGGCTCCGCCCTCCCTGCCGATCCTCGGCCATCTGCACATTCTGGCCAAGCTCGTGGGGCCGCATCCCTTCCGGCGCGCCACGGAGCTGGTGAACACCCATCTGAAGGATCATCGCGGCAAGCTATGGCTGGGCACAAAGCTCTACCTCGTCGACTGCAACCCGAAGGACATCCAGGCCCTGTGCAGTGCCCAGCAGATGCTCCAGAAGACCACCGACTACAAGGTGTTCGAGAACTGGCTCTGCGAGGGCCTCTTCACCGCCGACTACGACAAGTGGTTCCAGCGCCGCAAGACCCTCACGCCCGCCTTCAACTACACGATGATCAAGCAGTTCGTGCAGGTGTTCGAGCGCCAGTCCCGCATCCTGCTGCCCCGAGTCGCCGAGTATGCGGAGTCCGGCAAGTCCGTGGACTTTCTCGATCTGATCAGCTGCTATACCTTGGACGTGATCTGTGAGACGGCGCTGGGGGTGTCGGTGGACGCCCAGTCCGGCAAGAGATCGTCCTACCTTGAAGCGGTCCGGGA GGTCCTGCACGTCATCGACTACCGCCTGAAGAACCTCTTCTACCGCCACTCGTTCATCTATCGCAGGACCGCCCTGTTCAGGCGCGAGCAGGAGCTCCTGAAGACCCTGCACGGCTTCACCGAGGGCATTGTCCAGGAGCGCCAGCACCAGTTCAACCTGGACGAGGTGAATCGGAATACCATGAGCACCAAGGACGCCGAGATGGACAAGCGGCCGGCCCTCTCCTTCCTGGACACGCTGCTGCAGGCCAAGACGCCGGAGGGGGCGTCGCTGTCGGTGAAGGAAATCCGCGAGGAGGTCGACACCATCATATTCGGGGGCTTCGATCTGACGGCCACCGTCCTGAAGTTCGTCATGTACAACATGACGCTGCACACggaccaccagcagcagtgccGCGAGGAGATCTGGCAGATCTGTGGCAAGGACACAAAGGAGCCCATCACCATCGAGCAGGTCCAGCAGCTGGAGTTCCTCGAGTGGTGCGTGAAGGAGACGCTGCGCATGTATCCCCCGGCCCCGCTCCTGACGCGCAGGGCCACCGCCAACTGCCAGATCA ACGACTTCTTCATACCCAAGGGCAACGACGTGGTCATCTCGCCCATGTACATGGGCCGCTGCAAGGACTTCTTCCCCGAGCCGCTCGTCTTCAAGCCCGAGCGCTGGGCCCGCGGCGCCGAGCCCAAGATCGAGGCCACCACCTTCATACCCTTCATGACGGGGGCCCGCAGCTGTCTGGGCCAGCGGTATGCCATGGTCATGATCAAGAGCGTCATGGCCCACCTCCTGAGGAGCTACCGCTTCGAGCCGATCGGCGAGCGACAGGTGAAGATGAAGCTCAACTTCGTGGTGACCCTGCACACGGTGGAGCCCTACTACTGTCGGGTAAGGGCAATCGAGTGA
- the LOC26533620 gene encoding uncharacterized protein, with translation MLLNLPLEIVDQLFGYLNEKDQLNFADAHQKLGSALLFHACGRYAKLDCGEFTDDELKVILETCGNSVVKIHIDLLVGTSVIELVPKYCSKLKSAHLCVSNGNITAMKSILSMKDLEFIQIWSPGYVESDLLLDINAGCKRLEICYITNPGVNHLQRLEHLEYLTIYSDRSAGVNHILDVCVHLKKLKNLCVITAEDNTTGSVDHYHDFVYPQVESITFMFCGLCTVLPSCPKLRTLTLFCNEYRNVRIGQMITKYALTLERVTVQLEDAETDGFTAEVFLEVLGECKNLQTISMGAIHVITDVFNEHLDDFINILMANGFNEQRRFLVNTGSSSANEHILKLKTDYINSEIWNLLSFQVND, from the exons ATGCTACTAAACTTACCTCTGGAGATCGTTGACCAACTGTTCGGTTACCTGAACGAGAAGGACCAATTGAATTTTGCCGACGCACACCAAAAACTTGGAAGCGCACTTCTCTTCCATGCTTGCGGACGATACGCAAAACTTGACTGTGGCGAATTCACAGACGACGAACTGAAAGTCATTCTGGAAACGTGCGGCAACTCTGTAGTCAAAATTCACATTGATCTCCTTGTTGGGACGTCAGTTATAGAACTTGTGCCAAAGTATTGCTCTAAATTGAAATCCGCTCACTTGTGTGTATCAAATGGGAATATCACCGCAATGAAATCCATTTTAAGCATGAAAGACCTCGAATTCATTCAGATTTGGAGTCCGGGATATGTGGAATCGGATCTTCTTCTTGACATTAATGCAGGCTGCAAAAGATTGGAAATATGCTATATTACGAATCCTGGGG TCAACCACTTACAGAGACTGGAACACCTGGAATATTTGACGATTTATTCGGACCGTAGCGCAGGCGTAAACCATATTCTTGATGTATGCGTTCATCTGAAGAAACTTAAAAATTTATGTGTAATAACAGCAGAGGACAACACGACAGGTTCAGTGGATCATTATCATGATTTTGTGTATCCTCAAGTGGAAAGCATTACATTTATGTTCTGCGGATTATGTACAGTCTTGCCATCATGTCCGAAGCTCCGCACGTTGACCCTGTTTTGCAACGAATATCGTAACGTTAGAATTGGACAAATGATCACAAAATATGCACTCACATTGGAACGTGTGACAGTACAGTTAGAGGATGCGGAAACCGACGGATTTACTGCAGAGGTTTTTTTGGAAGTTCTTGGAGAATGCAAAAACTTGCAGACTATTTCCATGGGGGCCATTCATGTCATAACGGATGTGTTCAACGAACATCTAGACGACTTCATCAACATTTTAATGGCGAATGGTTTCAATGAACAGCGTCGTTTTTTGGTGAATACCGGGTCCTCGAGT